One genomic window of Camelina sativa cultivar DH55 chromosome 5, Cs, whole genome shotgun sequence includes the following:
- the LOC104785667 gene encoding transcription factor DIVARICATA-like → MNRGIEVMSPATYLETSNWLFQENSRGTKWTAEENKKFENALAFYDKDTPDRWVKVAAMLPGKNVGDVIKQYRELEEDVSDIEAGLIPIPGYASDSFTLDWGGYDGAAAAAGNNGFNMNGYYFSAAVGGKRGSAARTAEHERKKGVPWTEEEHRQFLMGLKKYGKGDWRNIARNFVTTRTPTQVASHAQKYFIRQVNGGKDKRRSSIHDITTVNIPDSPDAAATDNVTANAPCSPPSVGGSQQEASEWDGQPLYDETVAAFYNQNAFPETLLGMSSTPYMAKLQEQSFLNASQFESYNAYLQM, encoded by the exons atgaacagaGGAATCGAAGTTATGTCACCAGCAACATATCTAGAGACATCAAACTGGCTGTTCCAAGAGAACAGCAGAGGAACCAAATGGACAgctgaagaaaacaagaaattcGAAAACGCTTTAGCCTTTTACGACAAAGATACACCAGACAGATGGGTCAAAGTCGCTGCTATGCTTCCAGGGAAAAACGTTGGAGATGTGATCAAACAATACAGAGAGCTCGAAGAAGACGTCAGCGATATCGAAGCAGGTCTTATCCCTATCCCTGGCTACGCTTCTGATTCGTTCACACTCGATTGGGGTGGCTACGATGGAGCTGCTGCTGCAGCTGGTAACAATGGGTTTAACATGAACGGGTATTACTTCTCCGCCGCCGTCGGAGGAAAGAGAGGATCCGCTGCACGAACGGCGGAGCATGAGAGGAAGAAAGGTGTTCCATGGACAGAAGAAGAacacag ACAATTTCTGATGGGTCTGAAGAAATATGGAAAAGGAGATTGGAGAAACATAGCTCGCAACTTCGTGACCACACGGACGCCAACGCAAGTCGCGAGTCACGCTCAGAAGTATTTCATAAGGCAAGTCAACGGTGGCAAAGACAAACGCCGATCAAGCATCCACGATATCACCACCGTCAACATTCCTGACTCTCCTGACGCGGCAGCCACCGATAACGTAACCGCAAACGCACCATGCTCGCCGCCATCGGTAGGAGGAAGCCAGCAGGAGGCGTCGGAGTGGGATGGTCAACCGCTTTACGATGAAACAGTGGCTGCGTTTTATAACCAAAACGCGTTTCCTGAAACGCTACTTGGAATGTCATCGACGCCGTACATGGCAAAACTTCAGGAGCAGAGTTTTCTGAACGCATCGCAATTCGAATCGTACAATGCGTATCTCCAAATGTAG
- the LOC104785668 gene encoding laccase-4: MGSHMVWFLFLVTFFFVFPAPSESMVRHYKFNVVMKNTTRLCSSKPIVTVNGRYPGPTIYAREDDTLLIKVVNHVKYNVSIHWHGVRQIRTGWADGPAYITQCPIQPGQVYTYNYTLTGQRGTLWWHAHILWLRATVNGAIVILPKRGVPYPFPKADHEKVIVLGEWWKSDTEDIINEALKSGLAPNVSDAHMINGHPGPVKNCPSQGYKLSVENGKTYLLRLINAALNEELFFKVAGHLFTVVEVDAVYVKPFKIDTVLIAPGQTTNVLLTASKSAGKYLVTASPFMDAPIAVDNVTATATVHYSGTLSSSPTVRTLPPPQNATSIANNFTNSLRSLNSKKYPALVPTTIDHHLLFTVGLGLNACPTCKAGNGSRVVASINNVTFVMPKTALLSAHYFNKSGVFTTDFPKNPPHVFNYSGGSVKNMATETGTRLYKLPYNATVQLVLQDTGVISPENHPLHLHGFNFFQVGRGLGNFNSTKDPNNFNLVDPVERNTIGVPSGGWVAIRFRADNPGVWFMHCHLEVHTTWGLKMAFLVENGKGPNQSILPPPKDLPKC, from the exons GTTGTAATGAAAAACACAACAAGACTATGCTCAAGCAAGCCAATCGTAACCGTCAACGGTAGATATCCAGGTCCAACAATCTATGCACGAGAAGATGACACGTTGCTTATCAAAGTTGTTAACCACGTCAAGTACAACGTCTCCATCCACTG GCACGGTGTGAGACAAATACGAACAGGATGGGCCGATGGGCCTGCTTACATAACTCAGTGCCCGATCCAGCCAGGTCAAGTCTACACATACAACTACACCTTGACCGGCCAACGCGGAACTCTCTGGTGGCACGCTCACATCCTCTGGCTCCGTGCCACTGTTAACGGTGCTATAGTCATCCTTCCCAAACGTGGTGTTCCCTACCCTTTCCCCAAAGCCGACCACGAGAAAGTCATCGTTCTAG GTGAATGGTGGAAATCGGATACTGAAGATATCATTAACGAGGCGCTTAAGTCTGGATTAGCCCCTAATGTCTCAGACGCTCACATGATCAACGGACACCCAGGGCCCGTTAAAAATTGTCCATCTCAAG GTTACAAACTGTCAGTGGAGAATGGCAAAACCTATTTGCTACGACTAATCAATGCTGCACTTAATGAAGAGCTCTTTTTCAAAGTCGCCGGCCATCTTTTCACGGTGGTCGAAGTCGACGCGGTCTACGTTAAACCGTTCAAGATCGACACTGTTCTTATAGCCCCCGGTCAAACCACCAACGTTCTCCTAACCGCCTCGAAATCCGCCGGCAAGTACCTTGTAACCGCTTCCCCCTTCATGGACGCCCCAATCGCGGTGGACAACGTAACAGCCACCGCAACAGTTCACTACTCCGGAACACTCTCGTCCTCTCCAACAGTCCGCACACTCCCTCCGCCGCAAAACGCTACTTCGATCGCCAACAACTTTACAAACTCTCTTCGTAGTCTCAACTCCAAGAAATACCCTGCCCTCGTTCCGACCACCATCGACCACCACCTCTTATTCACCGTCGGTCTTGGGCTAAACGCATGCCCTACTTGCAAGGCCGGAAACGGAAGCCGTGTCGTGGCCAGCATCAACAACGTAACCTTCGTCATGCCCAAAACCGCTCTGCTCTCGGCTCATTACTTCAACAAAAGTGGAGTGTTCACCACGGATTTTCCTAAAAACCCACCGCATGTTTTCAACTACAGCGGAGGATCAGTCAAGAACATGGCCACCGAAACCGGCACGAGGCTATACAAGCTACCGTACAACGCCACGGTTCAGCTTGTCCTCCAAGATACCGGTGTCATATCACCAGAGAACCATCCGTTGCATCTTCACGGTTTTAACTTTTTCCAAGTTGGTCGTGGATTAGGTAACTTCAACTCCACGAAAGACCCAAATAACTTCAATTTGGTTGATCCGGTTGAGAGGAACACAATAGGAGTTCCATCTGGTGGATGGGTCGCCATCAGATTCAGAGCGGATAATCCCG GGGTTTGGTTCATGCATTGTCACTTGGAGGTACACACGACGTGGGGATTAAAGATGGCTTTCTTGGTGGAGAACGGCAAAGGACCCAATCAGTCGATTTTGCCACCGCCTAAGGATCTTCCCAAGTGTTAA